From the genome of Aeromonas hydrophila subsp. hydrophila ATCC 7966:
TTGTTAATATTTCATGACACAACCTACGCCCTCTTTGCCCAGCTCCCCAAACACCTATACGTGCTCCATCAGGGAATGAAAGCCTCAACCTAGACAATATTTCAATGTCATGATCATCAAGGTATGACTGCAACGGTTCATTAGCATAATCAGTCTCTCTGCGACTCACCAAATAACTACCTTTAAAGGGATGATTAGAATATATATGCCAAGGTTTCTCCTGACCGCAGAAGTGAACCAAAATGGGTAGAAAATTATTCTGCGCAAGATGATTGGGCTGGGCATTCCATTTGTTATCGATATAAACCGTCTTGTTTTCTAAAACAATATTTAATGCATCCTGATCATTATGCTCAAAGCCATTATTCTCAATCAGTAAGCGCAATGCTTGTTCACTGATATTTTTGGCTCTCCATTTATCGAGATTCATTAGCATAAAGCCTGCGTTGAAATACTTTCCTGAGGATATTCCTCGCATCAGTTGTTTTTTCTTATCACATCCCAATATGTGATCAGATACAACGGCAACGATTGCATCCCCCATATCTATCGACCAAAGCGGGCTGATATCTCCCAGAGCAATCATGTCGGAATCGATAAATAAAACTTTATCAATGCTTTTCAAAATATGTGGAATCGCAAATCTATAATAGGTGACTTCATTCAACCTATTATTATAGAGGTTGCTGATGGGAATATCTTTATAATCTGGTAGATTATCATAAAACTTAATCACTAAGTTTTCTGACTCTAGCTTTGATAGCTTAAATTTATTTGTCTCACTCAGCCTGGCTAGAACATGACATTGTAGTTGAAGGTCATGACTGAGGTGTTTTCCTAAACTATGTATTAGGGCCGCTAGGTGAACAGCAAAAGAATCATCAATACAGAAAGCAGAATGAATTATTTTTCTCATATCATTACCTAACTCAGCTATTGAAACAATGTCAAATTAGCCAAAAACTTTATTAAACACCCGTTCCGGTTCATTCCTATGCTGCCATGCAAATTCATGACGCTCATCAAAGAACCACTGAGACTGAACAGAGTCCGTGATGAGCGAATCAAACAACGCCCAGTTTCTGGCGCGTAAAAAATACAGCGCAGTGGAAAATAAAAGATGGCTTTTCCCCTTTTTCACCAACAACTCATCCATTC
Proteins encoded in this window:
- a CDS encoding glycosyltransferase family 8 protein, whose translation is MRKIIHSAFCIDDSFAVHLAALIHSLGKHLSHDLQLQCHVLARLSETNKFKLSKLESENLVIKFYDNLPDYKDIPISNLYNNRLNEVTYYRFAIPHILKSIDKVLFIDSDMIALGDISPLWSIDMGDAIVAVVSDHILGCDKKKQLMRGISSGKYFNAGFMLMNLDKWRAKNISEQALRLLIENNGFEHNDQDALNIVLENKTVYIDNKWNAQPNHLAQNNFLPILVHFCGQEKPWHIYSNHPFKGSYLVSRRETDYANEPLQSYLDDHDIEILSRLRLSFPDGARIGVWGAGQRGRRLCHEILTNMTSYSIECLVDKVVVGDFMGVGIRACLVDISSIDVVIVASLPHREAIIEEIKSKFGILYI